The window gtaaaaataaaaatgtgctaaGTGCAcataatttaaacaaatctgATTTTTTCAGTTTACAGAATTTGAAGATTTAACATTTGAAGAAATAACCGAGAGAGGGCGCTCTGGCGCTGCGTCTGGTTTATTTACCatcaatgaaaacatttggaaatattttaattcaCTCATGCAGGTCGAGAAACGCACCAAACACTAAAAAAACGAGCgttctctgtaaaaaaaatcaccttcatttttattgttttatgattttttctGAGAAATAAAAAGGCATTGTTGTGTTTCAAATTCGAATGTGACTATAAGTAAAGAGCTGCTGCAAAATAAACGAgctttacctgtttttttttagcttaatgATTAAAGGCCGTTTTAAATCACAGCTGTGTTGTGCGCACGTGCACATATGTGAACTCGTTGCAGCTTTTAGTTCTTTAACatccttgaaaaaaaattgtcaaaaaattgACATATTCCGTAAAAGGTACTGTTTTTTTAGTATAACCTGATACACAACAAGGACCTATTCTTGTGTTTTGCGCAAAAGAATCATGTAAAAACAGTCTCATAAATGAATTGATTTTCGTATTTTGTGGTtctactttaaaatatttaacagttaaGACCAAAATTCCTTGAAGGTATCAAAAGGTTATGATTTTAGCATTGCTGAATGAGAAAAACTCCGTGCGTAAAAGGAACTCTGAAAGCGCACGACATTCCTTTCCCTTTTATTTCCCCCTTACAATAAGATTAGTTTTAAATGAAGCTTTTCATATGAAACTGTTCTTTTCACTCAGCGCAGGTGTACAATTGGGGTTGGGGGGGATGAGAGGGGGAGCCTGAGGAGTCTCACGCCTAGGTGCGAGGAGATTATTCAAATAGGGCCCAAGGCGTAGAAGTAGGGATTGGAGGCTTGCCTGGCGCACAGAGCTATATCACAGCGTTAACGAGCAGCACGGAGCGTCATTTGAACTCCGCTCACTGACAGACGCGTCGCGGCTGTCTGTGCGCGACACACATGCGCCAGCCCTCGACAAACGGACACGCCGACCACCCAAAAACCCTCAGTGGTCCCCAGTCACTTGCTGTTAGAAAGACTTTTTGGCTTTTCCTCTGCTGGGAGACGCTTCGTTCAAGTCCTCCATGATGCTTGGAGCAGTTAAAATGGAAGGACACGAACACACCGACTGGAGCACATACTATGGAGAGCCCGAGGTGGGTaccttaaatataaatatatatatttttttcggTCTAAAGCCGATCCCATTTAATACAACTCAATATTAGCCCTGAGATAATATTAACTTTGTGATCAAATATTGACTTGAGGCGCCTCCAAATCCTCCCCCATCTCCTCGCAGCGCGCTAACCTAACAAAGTTGACGGATATGCGACGTAGAAACTTTCCCCTcagatttattattaaaaaacaaatttaaatcattttttaattcatttagaaaatgtggGGGATTTGCCTTGTATTTTTTGATGGAAATTTTCAGCTTATGTGTTagtttcattgatttttttccatataAAAATGTTAGTAGTAATTGAGTTTTACGCAGTGAAATTAACATACCCGTAATTGTGTGTTAttgaatattcatttttttgtatgatGCCAAATTTCATGAACATTTCTTCCCCCCTTCACTGACAGTGTTACACCTCTGTTGGAAACATGAACACCGGCCTGGGAATGAACTCTATGAACACCTACATGAGCATGTCCGGCATGAGCACCACCGCAAACATGACGGCCAACTCCATGAACATGTCATACGTCAACACGGGCATGAGCCCCTCCATGACCGGCATGTCACCAGGCACCGGAGCCATGAACGGGATGGGAGCAGGCATGACGGCTATGAGCACAGCCCTGAGCCCCAGCATGAGTCCTATGACCGGACAGCCTGGGTCTATGAACGCCCTGACATCCTACACCAACATGAACGCCATGAGCCCCATTTACGGACAGTCGAACATCAACAGGTCCCGAGATCCAAAGACGTACCGGCGGAGCTACACGCACGCCAAACCTCCGTACTCCTACATTTCTCTCATCACCATGGCCATCCAGCAGTCACCCAGTAAGATGCTGACGCTGGCCGAGATCTACCAGTGGATAATGGACCTCTTCCCCTTTTACCGACAAAACCAGCAGCGCTGGCAGAACTCAATCCGCCACTCTTTGTCATTCAACGACTGTTTCCTCAAAGTCCCCAGGTCGCCGGATAAACCCGGAAAGGGCTCCTTTTGGACTCTTCACCCGGACTCCGGCAACATGTTTGAGAACGGCTGCTACTTGAGGAGGCAAAAGCGCTTCAAATGCGAGAAGAAGATGTCCATGAAGGAGCCCGGCCGCAAGGGTGGAGACGGCGGCTCTGCCAACAGCAGCTCGGACAGCTGCAACGGCAACGAGTCCCCGCACTCTAACTCCTCCTCCGGCGAGCACAAAAGGTCCCTGTCGGACATGAAGGGGAGCCAGGCCCTGAGCCCGGAGCACACCGCGCCCTCCCCGGTGTCGCAGGGGCAGCACCTCATGTCTCAGCATCACTCGGTCCTGGCGCACGAAGCCCACCTCAAGCCGGAGCACCACTACTCCTTCAACCACCCCTTCTCTATTAATAATCTCATGTCATCGGAGCAACAGCACCATAAAATGGACCTTAAGACTTACGAGCAGGTGATGCACTACTCTGGATATGGCTCCCCCATGACCGGAGCGCTTTCCATGGGCTCCATGGCGGGTAAAGCCGGCCTGGATTCTGCATCTATACCCGACACATCCTACTACCAAGGGGTCTATTCCAGGCCAATCATGAACTCCTCGTAGGCTCCCTGTATGCAgactgccccccacccccattccagtttgtacatttgtaaaaaacaaaaacaaaaaaatatagacTTTGTGTACTATATGTATTTGAGATATTTTTGACCTTTCTCACCGTTTTAGTTGTTGAGCTTGTTAGACTGTAAGGAGAATAAAGTGTTGCGCTTCAAAGATGGACCCCAAAGACACAAAAACTGCTGTAAGATATTCACGTTTGCATAAGTGGACACAGA is drawn from Oryzias latipes chromosome 22, ASM223467v1 and contains these coding sequences:
- the foxa2 gene encoding hepatocyte nuclear factor 3-beta; the protein is MMLGAVKMEGHEHTDWSTYYGEPECYTSVGNMNTGLGMNSMNTYMSMSGMSTTANMTANSMNMSYVNTGMSPSMTGMSPGTGAMNGMGAGMTAMSTALSPSMSPMTGQPGSMNALTSYTNMNAMSPIYGQSNINRSRDPKTYRRSYTHAKPPYSYISLITMAIQQSPSKMLTLAEIYQWIMDLFPFYRQNQQRWQNSIRHSLSFNDCFLKVPRSPDKPGKGSFWTLHPDSGNMFENGCYLRRQKRFKCEKKMSMKEPGRKGGDGGSANSSSDSCNGNESPHSNSSSGEHKRSLSDMKGSQALSPEHTAPSPVSQGQHLMSQHHSVLAHEAHLKPEHHYSFNHPFSINNLMSSEQQHHKMDLKTYEQVMHYSGYGSPMTGALSMGSMAGKAGLDSASIPDTSYYQGVYSRPIMNSS